A stretch of Aerococcus urinaehominis DNA encodes these proteins:
- a CDS encoding lipoate--protein ligase, producing MIFVDNQNNYDASVNIALETYLVENKKVDEPILLFYINDPSIIIGRNQNTIEEVNQPYVEANDIKVVRRMSGGGAVYHDRGNFSFCFIKDGDGSFRDFESFTKPVIDALHKMGATEARLEGRNDLLINGKKFSGNAMYARDGRMTAHGTILFDADLDEVNNALRPRKEKIESKGIKSTRSRVTNIKPYVDEKYRDLSTEEFRDLILLEIFGVDSRDQVPEYHLTEADWQGVYELRAERMGNWDWNYGKSPDFEVSQSHKFPFGLVDFRFNVSGGRIKDATIYGDFFGLGNIQDVEDQLNGVKYDRTAMEEALADVDLTHYLGPVTAEELVEALFD from the coding sequence ATGATTTTTGTTGATAACCAAAATAACTATGACGCCAGTGTCAATATTGCCCTGGAGACTTATCTAGTTGAGAACAAGAAGGTGGACGAGCCAATTTTGCTTTTCTACATTAATGACCCGTCGATTATTATTGGCCGCAACCAAAATACCATCGAAGAGGTCAACCAACCTTATGTGGAGGCCAATGATATCAAGGTGGTCCGCCGCATGTCAGGTGGGGGCGCAGTTTACCACGACCGCGGCAACTTCTCCTTCTGCTTTATCAAGGATGGTGACGGCTCATTCCGTGATTTTGAGTCCTTCACCAAGCCGGTGATTGATGCCCTGCATAAGATGGGGGCCACTGAAGCCCGCTTGGAAGGGCGCAATGACCTCTTGATTAATGGCAAGAAGTTTTCCGGTAACGCCATGTATGCCCGCGATGGCCGCATGACTGCCCACGGGACGATTTTATTTGATGCCGACCTGGATGAGGTCAACAATGCCCTGCGGCCGCGCAAGGAGAAGATTGAATCTAAGGGTATCAAGTCAACGCGCTCGCGGGTGACCAATATCAAACCTTACGTGGATGAAAAATACCGCGACCTATCGACCGAGGAGTTCCGCGATCTCATCTTGCTGGAAATCTTTGGCGTAGACTCGCGCGACCAGGTGCCAGAATACCATCTGACTGAAGCAGATTGGCAGGGTGTTTACGAGCTGCGGGCCGAGCGCATGGGTAACTGGGACTGGAACTATGGCAAATCCCCTGACTTTGAAGTCAGCCAAAGCCACAAGTTCCCATTTGGCTTGGTTGATTTCCGCTTTAATGTGTCGGGCGGCCGGATCAAGGATGCCACTATTTATGGCGACTTCTTTGGCCTGGGTAATATCCAAGACGTAGAAGACCAGCTGAACGGGGTTAAATATGACCGGACCGCCATGGAAGAAGCCCTGGCGGACGTCGACTTGACCCATTATTTAGGGCCAGTCACAGCTGAAGAACTAGTTGAGGCCTTGTTTGACTAA
- a CDS encoding AAA family ATPase, producing MKLLRTEISGLPNFKDNRFIFDLTNDKRVSKEELASYELFPLTNNSYQFPLISLLGINATGKTTSLILVKQMLLLFIQNESLDFHSPFAHYIPSDIMTVNYLTDGKTLYKIVSEIQKDSKKEKIFFKAEKLYAKPLRQSIAHKRLFAFKDSELVLDRASLAEQGNFNLQNFLKDEDSIFSSILNQKDESNLKVLDMMGTTNMNFLSMYSDSLPLSYIHYLDTSIDIFEMDEDYQGHKIPNKFKLKFKGNNEIFTVDYHHLDQYLSSGTIKGISFLLMVTLVLSEGGYLLIDEIENHLNKTIVTSIMRLFQSKINKNRATLIVSTHYQELVDIFSRTDSIYLLRKTDQINIERFSTVLEKYKYDRTDKVKSNLLMSGVLDTAPQYEYYEMLKQDMEGVVNEP from the coding sequence ATGAAGTTATTAAGAACTGAAATTTCAGGATTGCCAAATTTTAAGGATAATCGCTTCATTTTTGATTTAACTAATGATAAACGTGTTTCCAAGGAAGAATTAGCTAGTTATGAACTTTTCCCACTTACTAATAATTCTTACCAATTTCCTTTAATCAGTCTGTTGGGTATCAACGCGACCGGTAAAACGACTTCTCTAATTTTAGTCAAACAAATGCTATTATTATTTATTCAAAATGAGAGTCTAGACTTTCACTCACCGTTTGCCCATTATATTCCCAGTGATATTATGACAGTAAACTATTTAACTGATGGTAAAACACTTTATAAAATTGTTTCCGAAATACAAAAGGATAGTAAAAAAGAAAAGATATTTTTTAAGGCTGAAAAATTGTATGCCAAGCCATTGCGGCAATCAATCGCCCATAAACGGCTTTTTGCATTTAAAGACAGTGAATTAGTATTGGATCGTGCTTCTCTAGCTGAGCAGGGTAATTTTAACCTACAAAACTTCTTAAAGGATGAGGACTCGATATTTTCTAGTATCTTAAATCAAAAGGATGAAAGTAATCTAAAAGTCTTGGATATGATGGGAACGACCAATATGAATTTTCTGTCAATGTATTCTGATAGTTTGCCTTTGTCTTATATACATTATTTAGATACTAGTATTGATATCTTTGAGATGGATGAAGATTATCAAGGGCATAAGATTCCTAATAAATTTAAGTTAAAATTTAAAGGGAATAATGAGATTTTCACAGTAGATTATCATCATCTTGACCAGTATTTATCATCCGGTACGATAAAAGGGATATCCTTCTTATTGATGGTGACACTAGTTTTGAGTGAGGGTGGTTATTTACTAATTGATGAAATAGAAAACCACTTAAATAAGACAATTGTCACCTCAATCATGCGCTTATTTCAAAGTAAAATAAACAAAAATAGGGCAACATTAATTGTTTCTACCCACTACCAAGAACTCGTTGATATTTTCTCTAGAACAGATAGTATTTATTTATTGCGAAAAACAGATCAAATTAATATTGAACGTTTCTCAACTGTGTTAGAAAAATATAAGTATGATCGTACAGATAAAGTTAAAAGTAACCTCTTGATGAGTGGTGTGCTAGATACTGCCCCGCAATATGAGTATTATGAAATGCTTAAACAGGACATGGAGGGTGTGGTTAATGAGCCTTAA